ATGACCGGTTGGCAGCACTGTATTTCAAAATCAATGTTGTTGACAGTGCTAACCTTTGATCCTACCTATGTGAAATTTTGAACGACTTCGGATGTGCGATCACATATCGGGATATCACTCCTGTAGCAAGAATTTGTTAGCAGGGCAGGTAGTGGAGCCATCAACTTGGATTTTGCCTCGTTAATCTCAAACCCAACGTTTACCGCACCAGTTAAATCCTATTCGTAAGCGTAGGAACACCGTAAACCAATAATTCGATTGGTTAGAGTTGTTTTTCGGCACTAATCGTACAAATGTTGCTAAACAATTGTCTGTCACTGTAGCATGTTCACCAGCAGAAATTTTAAACGCCAATACACAGTAAAACAAATTTGCACAACTGTGAAACAAAGGGTGCAATGAACCCAGAATGAAGGGCTATCAAGGATTGTAGGTTTGTTTGTAGTGCGATAAATGCGTAAACTGTGTTCTGCTATACAAACCAATGCTAACACACTGGCAGATGGTGCGCCTGTCGTTTTACCATACTTTCTAACATGAAActaatttgtataaaaaaagaTAATGCGAGCAGTACATTACCTGTTTTTCGCTgcggtttcggtttcgctAGCACGGTTTTTTTAGACGCTTTTCAGCAACTATCTCAGGTTTGCAACAAAGTTTTGCCAATTAGTTCTCGTCCCGGCCGCACGCTGTCAAAACAGTCCACTTTAATTGACGGAAGCTAACAATGAAAACCAGGCAAATGAGACCAAATAGGTAGGGAGATCTTAGTTGACCATGAACCGATAAAGTCTCTATTTTTACCGGCCAACCACTACGAACACTACGATTAACTAGTTAAAtgcgagcgagaaagagaagaaCATTAAAAGCAAcgaagcgattttttttcgcGTTATGCTTCCCACTCTTCACTTTTCACTAGGGTACTGCAAGCCCATCTTGCTTCGATAGCTCGAAACAGTTGGAAAAACAAGTGCAACAACGCGCAAATGAAACACTACACTAAACcacgcacacagacacacaataGCACAGCGATTCACAATGAAGCGGTGAGTGGCCGGGCGTAAGAGGAATAGTCGCGGCTGCTGGGTAAATTTCCTTCACACGATGCACAACCCGGAAAGCTGATGCTGcggctgtgtgtatgtgtaacTGGTCGGGGAAAACCGCTAACTACGCACTTCGCACGCAcggatcatttttttaattcctcTTCGCTTGAGTGTAGTATGCTAGCACAAGAAGGTCGTTCTGTGCAAAATATATGTAACATATAAAATACTGGCACACTCAACCGATTCACCAATTCCAACCGATTCGTGTTCACATCGACCAAGGCCACCACGTAATCCCGATGAAGTGGGGGTGGACCGATGGGGGATTAGCGGAGAACGGGTCGTAACGTAAACCGTGACGTCGCAAACCGTCCGGGAGGCAAGACACGGCGATTAGGCACGATGTGAACTCGGCCCTAGACCCCCGAGATAACGACGGTGGGGCCGGGATTATCGAAGCGCGTCAGCGGCCAATGAATCGGGTGAACACACCATGAAAACATGCACTGGTACGTGGACGTCACATATTTGGCACGCGGAAGATGGCTTGATGGGGAAAACGATTTGGAAAAGCACCTCAACTCACACCACCGGTAGCAATATAGTCGAACGGAAAGCACAACCGTCGCAAGAGTGCGTACTTTTCGTGTCGGATTCTACAACTTTATCCGCGTTGCGTCGGTTCAAGTGTTTGACAGCGAATGAACTCAACTATTTATGAAAATTGGCATTCGCGATGGATGGTTGGTCAGGCTGGTCCATCCgacaattttgacagctgtgtCAGTGACATAAGCTATCGAGACTGCACTGGCTTTCGCatcaatgtttaattttttgtaaCTTTTCTTAATTTTATCGTCTAATTTAGTGCTCGTTGACATCTCAAATGATAATATACTATCTAAAAATGCACCATTTGTGTTGCACATCTTGGTATAACTTGAGTTATCAAACCATGTGCTCAATCAACCgaaaagttttaattatttctttaaGCACTACAAAAAATTCTAGTTGCAAAACAGAAGCATACATATTACCAATTTCCCTGACATCATTCtgtgaaagtaaataaataaaaacatcacACAAAATGAAGCACGAAAATGTGCCTGTCCGAGACGGATTGaacggatcggatcggaatccCACTCGGAACGTTTCCCTGGAGCTACACGTTCTCACACTGATGTGTTCACCATCCCTACTTAGTTCACACATCGTGCACGGGTTCTGTTCAAAGGTGTTGAGttagaaagcgaaaaaaaggtGATATGGCAGCTAAAATACTTAAAATTACCCGATAAATGGATTGATTCCTTGCCAAAGCATTGCATCAAGGTGTTATTATAGTTCAAAACTGTTAGTTTACCTTCTCTCTTTTAGAGACCGTATGGGGGATAGCATTGGTGGCCAGACAGTGAGGATAGGGAAATCTGAAAAGGGGCAGATGTCGGGTTACGAGAAATACCCGACAGAGATTTTCAGATTTTCTTCATGAATCCGCTAAAACTGGTATAGGTCGGGTTCTCGCGAGACACGCCCGGTGAACTACGTAGCCATTAGAACCGGAACTACTATTGGGGCATCAGCACAAGTTTTGGTTAAGCAACGCGAGacagtagtagtggtagtggtgCTTCCGCCAGCGCCAGCGCTACCATCCTGGCGGCGATGGGCAACGATTGATGATGGCGGAGTGAATATTTCTTCGGAAAAATAACCTCCTGTGAAGGGATTGAAGGGTTGGCTAACATTTTGCTAGCAGTAAGAATTTGCTCTCCACGCGGTTTAGGGGAGAAGAAGAACGTTATCTGGTTCCGGCGAATTGCACAGTCATACGTCGAGAACACAGGGGTCGTTTTGTACGTGGATCGAATGTTCACGCAAACAGAGCAAGCTATGAACGTGTGGTTTTAAAGTTAACCCGCATTCACATCGCGTGTATATGTTCTCGAGCCAGCGGAAGCACACTTCTCCAAAAATCTAGATCATGCAATAGTGAGAAAACTAGAAAGGCACTGTGTATTGCACGTCGAAAATAGATTAGGATCAGGAAAGTAGAGAGATCGGAATTAATCATAAGAGAACGAGCAGAGTGTTCCTTCTGAATGCGTTTGGAGTGTTTCGCACCGGAAAATCCGGATTGTGGCTAGAAAGAAGAACGGGacaagaaggaaagaaaacggttcttttttttggtggtcgTCGACACGCTACGTGTGCGCGAGTGTGGCTGTATTCGTGTCGTACCAAAGACGGCGGAGGATCGAAAACTCCCGTGTGAGCACCGTGtgttgaagaagaaaataatgtaATTTCTGTTTTCCTAGTGTGAGTGAAGTACAGCACAGGACGTCAGTGCGACggcgagtgtgtgcgtgtgttagtGCATGCTTTTCGTCGTGTGTCACTGACATATGCAGTGCCAACCAGTGTTGAGAGGAAGAAGAGCACCAGTAGTACCGCAGCCCCAGCCACAGTAAAGCAGTGTGTGAATCGGTGTTCGCAAAAGtgctgtgtgtggtgtggaCAAGAACAACGTTCTGTCTGCTGTATAGCATTATTGGTTCAATCAGTGAAGTCAACCTTTGTCGGAACGCGTGTCGCGTAGCTGGAGGCAGATTCTGTCGATGAAGCAATCAAACGGCCACGGTACTCTGTGGAACGACATTATCTCGTAAATGAGAGCGTGCCGCAGTGAGGCTTTGGGCAAAACATATAGGCGATCGTGTAGCGCAATAGGAGCCAGCAACAATCTCACCAGACAAAATGTCGACGTTACATTTTGTCGTACATCCGCTCCCTGGTACAGAGGATCAGCTTAACGACAGGTAACTTTTATTCGCTAATCCATCACAACTCTTTCCAACATAGCCCAATGGTGAACGGCCCAGTGCCAAGCTTTCTCATGTCCGCCATTGTGATGTACAGGTGGTGGGTACAGTCATCGTCGATACACCATCCACAGTCGTTGCATAAAATTGTCTTGTAAAACACACTCTCTTCAACATGCAATAGATTATGGTCTGTAAGAATTAGAAGTGTGTTTATCTTCCCGTGCGAAACAGGCAATTTTGCCGTAAAATGTAATGTCTAGCGTTAAAGGCTTTTGATGTTGAAAAAAAGGTATCGGAGCTGTCAGATCTGTATGACAGCGCCTCCTTAGGTTAGTTTCGATAGTTGGTTTACTGTCTCTTTCATACCTGTACGTTCTGTTCAGTTGGCATCCAACATGCTTATTTCCCGTATTTGTTCTGGCCGTAGCGTCATCGAGGGGCCGAAAGAAGGgattattttttacatttattttctaattAACATACGAGACAACGTAAGATTGCCACCAGAGTACAGTAAAATGACCAAGACAAGGGTAATGAATGTGTATCGTTCTTCGGTTTTTCAAGACAAATGGCTGCAAAATGTTAtcttttcataaaacaaaacgtacaATACATAAAATCTTGTAAaacgtatttttttcttttaggaTACGCGACGTGGCcgataaaattaacaaatatgGTGTCCAAACATTACCCGGATTACAATCCTTGAAAGTACCGGTAAAACAAATCGTCATCGGTCCGGCACATCTCGGGATACTACTCGAGGATGGACGCGCCTTTCGAGTGGCCTTTTCCATCATACCTGAGAGGCTAGATCTCAGCAAACAGGACGCCTCGAAGACCGGTGGAaccggcggcggcggtggtggtggcggtggaggcGGTGGAGGAGGGGGttctggtggtggaggcagtGGTGGCGGAGGTGGTGGAGGAAATCAATCATCGAACCAGTCGAACAACAACTCCAAGAGCACTCCTACCTCCAGGCAATGTCGCTCCCGTGCGCGTATTATGCGCACAAGCAGTTCGGTTCGGGCCGGCAGCGGATCACAGGGATCCGGTTCACGCAGTACCGGTGTGATTATGGGCGGTGGATCGTCCGGCAGCCGGTCGATCGTATCCGTTCCCGCTCCATTCGTGCCGGAAGAACTGGTAGCGCAGGCTCAGGTGGTACTACAAGGCAAGAGCCGAAATTTGATTATTCGTGAACTGCAGCGTACCAATCTGGATGTGAATCTGGCCGTAAATAATCTATTATCGCGAGACGACGAGGGTGGAGATGATACGGAGGAAGGTAGCGATAATTATGTGGCCGAGGATTTGATCTCCCTGTTGGATGGTGGTTTCCATCCGGATAATAGCGTCATCATCGATGCGGAAGCTATGTTCACCGACGATGTATTCGGATTTTCGAATATACGAAagtaagtttatttttctagtttttttagtccgttgtttatttctttcggAATGGGTAATTAGTTTAAGGTAgataaaaactaaaatatGTACACCTAACATTACAGTATTTCCGAGCGAAGGCGATACATGTAGAAACGGTTTTACTCGAATGAACTTTCATTCCAAgcacaacatttttttctgtaaTAACAATTGGAATTAATTGTGTTAAtatccaaacaaaacagactCAAGACAAAATCAAGCACTTGTGATAATTATTCTCAGCTCGGCTATCTATACTCGACTCAGTTTGATGCAAGCACAATCCAGGCTAATACCACATAAATGAATGATAAATCATTATACTGTTTAAAATAAGTTTGCTAGCAATCTCGTTTTATAAATATAGTGTTCACATTTGTCAttaagtttgttttatgtctTTATTATTTTGATAATATTGACgcgaaaattaaaaaaaatcttaatgTGTAGTAGAAAAGTTAAAAATTCAGATACAGTGCTACAAGTAGTGGCACAAATTGTAATGCATATATAACACAGCTAATGGTATCGTAAAAAGTTCCTTTATCTTTAATCCATAtagattttgtttaaatagagaaTGCCGTATATTTCTTAAATTTGGTCATCGGGAATTTAATAGTATTTGATAGGGGTGTTAATTTTTAATGTACATTGAACAAAAAGAATTAATCTATTTCGGCCTTTTGGATCCATGAATCTAACATGTATGTACATTTTTCGTCACGATTGTTTCATTTACTAGTTTGATGTTATACAGTCGTGCCCGTAGTGaacgaaatcaaaacaattcaTCATCCGCTGGAGGAAGTGGTGGTGGATCTAGTGGTGCTGTCGGATCTGCAGGAAATAGCAATGACGGTACGGTAACCGGTAGCCGTTCTAGCGGCAGTGGCGGTCAGTCCAGCGCAGCAGGTGCTGGAGCCGGCTCATCAGCGATCATTTCCGGCAATGCTCAGCCAGGTAGTGGTGGCTCATCAGGTGGAGCCGGTGGACCCTCTGGCGTTTCTGGAGGCTCTGGACTGAGCAGTGCAGAACGCGAAGGATTTGGACGATGGCGGGATCGGCAATACTTTGGACCACGTCGTTGGTTTCAAGGAGGAAGGGAGGATGTATGGGAAAAGGAAGCAGGTGGTAAGTGAATTAATCACAGGTTTTGGTACATTCAAAAATAACGGCACACTTTCATTTCAGATTCAAAAAAGAAGGACTATTCATCCGGATATCCCTTGTGGGTGTCGGATGAGATGGAGCCATGGCCGGAGAAGGAACATCCAGTGCGCTTCACGGAAATAGCGTCATTATACTCCGAGTTTATAGGCGTGACTGCCCGTGGTGAGATACATCAGTGGCGATGGGCCGATGCAGAACCGTATCGTAGCAACGACGCATCGAACGTTCACCATCCGAAGACAATTCCGTTGAACCTGTTGTACGAAAAGGTAACACACATATCGGCTACACTCATCCGTTGCTCCGTTGCTACCGAGAGTGGCCGCATTGCTACATGGATGGACGAGTTACTtggttacgctggtaacaAGCTGGAACATAGTGCCACCAACTATCCCGAGTTTGCACTCGATCGGATAGTGTCGCTACACACTTGCACGCTGTACACGGTGGCTCGCACGGAAAGCGGTGAATTATTTTGGTGGGGTGTGCTGCCATTCGGTCAACGCAAACGCCTGTGGGATAAGTATCAAGCGAAGGCGAAGAAACCCATACGACCAAGTGTGAACACACCGGAAGTAACAGTTGGGGCTCAAGTGTGCATGAAAAGCTGCCCAATGTACCAGCACGGTGCAATTGGGTTTACCATTTCGAATGGCGTACCAAAAGTGGGGCAGTTGATGAATGCTGCTTGGGAATTTACGAAGGTGTGCCGATTCAAGCTGCTTTCGATGTCCACTCTGTCGCAACAGCTGGCTGCCAGCACTCAGGGTGGAAGCACAGGTACACCGACCGGATCAGTAAGTGCAAGTGGGTTGGGCACTAGCTCGACACTCTCCAGCAGCGGAATTGCAGGTTCTTTGAGTGCTGGATCGAACGCAAGCGGAATAGGATCACAAAGTTCATCCGCTGCTGCATCGGGAGGTATGAGTGGAATTTTGGATAAAGATTCCAAAAGCGGAAACTCTACGAGCGCACCTAGCGGTAGTTCTTCTGGGTCGGGTGGAGTTTCGTCCTCGAAGCAGGGGGCCGGCAACAATAAGGAATCCGCAGATCGCATCGATATGCCACCTCCACCATCCCCGGCTTCCAGTACATGTAGTGATACCGGCAGTGTGACAAATTCTCACAAACGTCCTAAGCGTATGACACCGAAGGAAGAACCGGATCCAAAGAAGGACGAAGAACAATGGTTATTGAAGTGAGTCGCTTTCATGAATGTTTATTGCTGCTGTATCCTATTAATAATGGTCTTATTTTGCTTTAGGGACGTAATCTTCGTCGAAGACGTTCGCTCCGTACCGATTGGTCGCGTGCTAAAGGTTGACGGTGATTTTGCAGCTGTAAAGTTTCCTCCTGCGCCCGGTTCAGGCGGTTCCATGTCATCATCGACCAATAGTGGCAGCAACAGTAAGGATAAATTTGACGATAGCATCGAAGCTTGGCAAGACTGTCGATTGCTGCGCAAGGACGATTTGCAGGTGATAAAATCTGCGACAACACCACGCGTTCCCGATTGCTTCCAAAAGATACCGCGTCGCATTGTGCTTAACCCGACCGCTTCGTCAAGTAGCAATAATGATGCAATGGGAGGTACCTCTCAGTTGCTAACCATTGCGGTAGATCCTAAGGGCATACATGGTATTATGAAAACAGCCAACAATCGACTCCACTATTCATTGTTCAACTTGAACACTGGCCGACAGGAACAGGATAGTGTATTCCCCACTGATATAGGGTCATTCCTCGGCGCTTCGATGCAGGACGTGTCTCTGACCTGTGTTGGTGATAGTTCAGACAGTGTACTACTGCTTCGCGACGGTAACAACACGATCTATCCGATGGCGAAGGATTGTGTGGATGCAATACGAGACCCGAGTTGGCTCGATCTACCACCGATAAAGTGCATTGCCGCAGCATCCCTTACGTTACCCTCGGTAGGTGTCAATCTAAAGTCGCAAGTGGCACTGGTGGTTTTGGCTCCCGAGCAGCAGTTGCTCATGTCAAAGATTCTGCGTTGCGATATTGAAGGCGTACGGCAACTGCTCACACATATTGCGGCGGAAGGGCCAGAACAGATGAGGAATTCGCTGACATCGATGTTGGCAGAGCACACGGACGGTAATAGAAACATAATCCACGCATGCATTAGCACGTGCTCACCGACATCGAATCGAGAGCCTGATTTTGTGGCCACTGGTAGTGGATCCAATGGAAACGGAGGTGCAAATGGTGGAAGCGGTTCCACGGCAGGAGGAAATAATTCGTCCGCTGGCCTCGAATCGATCAATGTCATAACAAACACGATGATAGGCAATCGACCGGTTAGCATTAGGGAGATCATGCGTCGTAATGTAGGCAATCGTGAAATGGATAGTGCTAGCAATAGCAACGCGATCGTGTCAAATAATGTGCAGGGTGGATTGGCAGTTCCTATTCCACCAGGTTCTGATGATCAACCTCCGGTGTTGAGCGCGAACTCTATGCCAGTAGTTTACTGGCCGTCGGAATACGATCCAACGAGCGGAGACGACGACAGCCTTGGTGGACTGAACAACACCATGTCTGGCACGGGAagtcatcagcagcaacagcatccaGGAGCACTTGCTAATCAACAAACGATCTTTACGTCGCAAAAATCGTTGACAACGATTCCAGAAATGTACGTATCCGATCCGAATGAGCGGCGCCAAAATGCACAACTTGTTTTGCAACTACTATGCGAAAGTCCTGTCCTGCAGCCACATTTGCGTGCACTATTGAGCGCCAAAGATGCTCAAGGTCAGACTCCGTTTATGCTGTCGGTAACATGCCGTGCGTATCAAGCGGGAATTACAGTGTTCAAAGCCATCCAGAAAATTGCTAATGGTGACGATGTGGTGCGGGATTCGATGATTTTCCCACCCGGATCTTCACCAGATCAATCACCGCTCGGAATACTGTGCTGCAACGATACATGCTCTTTCACTTGGACTGGAGCAGACCATATCAATCAGGACATCTTCGAGTGTCGCACTTGTGGATTGACGGGTTCGCTCTGCTGTTGCACCGAGTGCGCCAAAGTGTGCCATAAGGGACACGACTGCAAACTGAAACGTACCTCACCGACGGCATACTGCGACTGTTGGGAAAAGTGCAAATGCAAGGCATTGATAGCGGGCAATCAGTCCAAGCGTCACGATCTGCTGTGCAAGATGGCTGCCGAAACGGATCTGGTAACGCGCTTTAATTCGCGCGGCGAATCGATTCTGCTATTTCTCATCCAGACCGTTGGTAGGCAGATGGTGGAACAGCGTCAGTACAGAGCAACCTCGCGCGTTCGTTCAACGTCGTCTAGTAATACGCGTAAAACACCCAACCTTGAGCCGGATAATGAAATGCCCGAGCACAATCTAGAACCGCCTCGTTTCGCCCGCAAGGCATTGGATCGGCTGCTTAATGATTGGCCAGCCGTACGCGCGATGATCATGACTGGGGCTGAGCATGAGAAACCGATCGTACCAAATGCAAACCAGCAACCGTTCTACGACGACGATAACCAGCAGGTGTATCTGCAATCACAGAGCGGCACCTCACTTTTAGATAAGTTTACGCATAGTCTGATCGTTCGTTGCAGTAGCGACCCTCTCGAAAAGTTGCTTATGACACTCGTGCATGAACTACAGAACGATTCGATTCCGGGGCGTGTAGAAGAGGCCCAGAAGGTAGCTCGCCGTTTCGTACGATCTGTCGCGCGCGTATACGTCATATTCAGTATCGAACGGTTCCAAAACCCGGAGAAGCAACGTAATTCCACGACGCAGACAAAGCATCTGCAAGCATATCGGCGGGTATTTACTGCACTGTTTAAATTCGCCATCGAAGAGCTTGTTGAGATAGCAGATGCACTCATTACGCCGGTACGGCTGGGAGTCGTAAAGCCTATTGCGCCGTTTAATCTGTCGTCAAACAATATCGACGTAAGTGTTATGCCCAATCATTCCGATTATCGTACATCACAATGCATAATTACAACAAcctgttttttgctttttctagAGCACTGATGAATTGTTCTCAGTTGAGCCGTTAGCACCGCCAACGAATCGCTCCAATGCCGCTGGCATTGCACAGATTACTAATAACACAGCCAATGTACATCTCGGGGTGGACCCATTGGATAGCGAGCGTTCGTCATCTGGGTTCATTTCGCGCATTAACATTCGTCTGGGCGATATCGAAGATAATAACGATGCGGATGCGTTAGTGCAAGACGATGGTGAAACTTCGGAACAGGAAGATATGGCGGAACGCGAACAACCGCCGCCAAGGCGCTCTTCTTCGCTACGACCAGTTACTAGCGCGGTTTCCATGAATGCTGAGGAGGAATCACAAGATCTGCTGCGAAGCGAAGAAAATGCCCAGGGCGAAAGTGATAACGAGTTCAATTTCCATGAGGCTGAAACCGAATCCGATTCTGATGATAATCAGAGCACCCAGGATGCCCAACGGAGCGTTCAAACAGGAGCAACTGCCGGTTCCGATACAGGTGAAGATCCagcttttatttatgttttgttagaTCTTTGATTATTAATGGAGGGGGCTATATTTCCCCAATCCTGTTCCGGGAACACCCCCGGGAGATTGTGGTGGTTGATGTTAAATGGTTCCACAACTTACAGGACTAAACTCCTTGCTGTTCGACAACGAAGACGATTCCGGGGATTCAACCCAACCAGACGATGAAGGTTCGGAAGATGGTGAAAGTGATGATCAGTCCACTGTAGATTTCAACCTGAACGACGATCAACTCGAACGCCGTCAGACACCAGGTGGAAACCAGCGCAACAATCTTGCCCCGCAGTCAATGCAGTGGGCCATACGCAGTCGCGAAACAACCGCCCCAGAGCGGGTACGTTTGACAGCGGGCAGCTCCAATTTAGTGTTCATTGATCCGAGTTCGTTGCGTCGATCGACTACCGCAGTAACGACTGCGCAGCAACAAGAATC
The Anopheles moucheti chromosome 2, idAnoMoucSN_F20_07, whole genome shotgun sequence genome window above contains:
- the LOC128299470 gene encoding E3 ubiquitin-protein ligase hyd, which encodes MSTLHFVVHPLPGTEDQLNDRIRDVADKINKYGVQTLPGLQSLKVPVKQIVIGPAHLGILLEDGRAFRVAFSIIPERLDLSKQDASKTGGTGGGGGGGGGGGGGGGSGGGGSGGGGGGGNQSSNQSNNNSKSTPTSRQCRSRARIMRTSSSVRAGSGSQGSGSRSTGVIMGGGSSGSRSIVSVPAPFVPEELVAQAQVVLQGKSRNLIIRELQRTNLDVNLAVNNLLSRDDEGGDDTEEGSDNYVAEDLISLLDGGFHPDNSVIIDAEAMFTDDVFGFSNIRNLMLYSRARSERNQNNSSSAGGSGGGSSGAVGSAGNSNDGTVTGSRSSGSGGQSSAAGAGAGSSAIISGNAQPGSGGSSGGAGGPSGVSGGSGLSSAEREGFGRWRDRQYFGPRRWFQGGREDVWEKEAGDSKKKDYSSGYPLWVSDEMEPWPEKEHPVRFTEIASLYSEFIGVTARGEIHQWRWADAEPYRSNDASNVHHPKTIPLNLLYEKVTHISATLIRCSVATESGRIATWMDELLGYAGNKLEHSATNYPEFALDRIVSLHTCTLYTVARTESGELFWWGVLPFGQRKRLWDKYQAKAKKPIRPSVNTPEVTVGAQVCMKSCPMYQHGAIGFTISNGVPKVGQLMNAAWEFTKVCRFKLLSMSTLSQQLAASTQGGSTGTPTGSVSASGLGTSSTLSSSGIAGSLSAGSNASGIGSQSSSAAASGGMSGILDKDSKSGNSTSAPSGSSSGSGGVSSSKQGAGNNKESADRIDMPPPPSPASSTCSDTGSVTNSHKRPKRMTPKEEPDPKKDEEQWLLKDVIFVEDVRSVPIGRVLKVDGDFAAVKFPPAPGSGGSMSSSTNSGSNSKDKFDDSIEAWQDCRLLRKDDLQVIKSATTPRVPDCFQKIPRRIVLNPTASSSSNNDAMGGTSQLLTIAVDPKGIHGIMKTANNRLHYSLFNLNTGRQEQDSVFPTDIGSFLGASMQDVSLTCVGDSSDSVLLLRDGNNTIYPMAKDCVDAIRDPSWLDLPPIKCIAAASLTLPSVGVNLKSQVALVVLAPEQQLLMSKILRCDIEGVRQLLTHIAAEGPEQMRNSLTSMLAEHTDGNRNIIHACISTCSPTSNREPDFVATGSGSNGNGGANGGSGSTAGGNNSSAGLESINVITNTMIGNRPVSIREIMRRNVGNREMDSASNSNAIVSNNVQGGLAVPIPPGSDDQPPVLSANSMPVVYWPSEYDPTSGDDDSLGGLNNTMSGTGSHQQQQHPGALANQQTIFTSQKSLTTIPEMYVSDPNERRQNAQLVLQLLCESPVLQPHLRALLSAKDAQGQTPFMLSVTCRAYQAGITVFKAIQKIANGDDVVRDSMIFPPGSSPDQSPLGILCCNDTCSFTWTGADHINQDIFECRTCGLTGSLCCCTECAKVCHKGHDCKLKRTSPTAYCDCWEKCKCKALIAGNQSKRHDLLCKMAAETDLVTRFNSRGESILLFLIQTVGRQMVEQRQYRATSRVRSTSSSNTRKTPNLEPDNEMPEHNLEPPRFARKALDRLLNDWPAVRAMIMTGAEHEKPIVPNANQQPFYDDDNQQVYLQSQSGTSLLDKFTHSLIVRCSSDPLEKLLMTLVHELQNDSIPGRVEEAQKVARRFVRSVARVYVIFSIERFQNPEKQRNSTTQTKHLQAYRRVFTALFKFAIEELVEIADALITPVRLGVVKPIAPFNLSSNNIDSTDELFSVEPLAPPTNRSNAAGIAQITNNTANVHLGVDPLDSERSSSGFISRINIRLGDIEDNNDADALVQDDGETSEQEDMAEREQPPPRRSSSLRPVTSAVSMNAEEESQDLLRSEENAQGESDNEFNFHEAETESDSDDNQSTQDAQRSVQTGATAGSDTGLNSLLFDNEDDSGDSTQPDDEGSEDGESDDQSTVDFNLNDDQLERRQTPGGNQRNNLAPQSMQWAIRSRETTAPERVRLTAGSSNLVFIDPSSLRRSTTAVTTAQQQESPTMTTTASALARAFGIILRQISDLIGMLPTSISGSSSVLDVTHQDAVQLQMYVEKRLKLTWEWILTVMEATEAQLRFGASLTDSTDPSHPLHPLNIPSSSSTNEAAPSAMIGVTTGRSRATISTLGTATTARNLGFADNDRNTRDGGSSMTADSESSRRDFLTYCLSLMRAHNSEHRDSLPVLDVTALRHVAYVLDAILFYMRATNDCDLDRTTNGSNVWDDQDENENEEAEADISTSIFMDTDSVDEDMLSRPSLGRRHSFFQRSDSTLCLGCPAPDPFNTPLIDALPLADQPHRLQPTAKREDLFGMPKWPITLAPGVSASSGSSGLQHQNNSYPGPSEGGSGGVGGITNLELPPVRLSLSSSIRHEMSNSVVAAGIIVDPTEALYPESQQQQHQPSSQDNTVAFIDGGVAQTEPNTDSRVRVEISLPVGIYQAAASGSGTVGTGSSIKQQEMDASGLGGTSGGSSSNSGSGGSSTTSSKSNETHSPKPPPPPPPPISGGNSSGSNSASGPTGSGSSASTTTFSEVYYKKNRLFYLKSNKYSEESDVDEVSISSDEPQDLSQSSIKIDVDTDQDHDELSESDSEDSRQHSSTTAKRQKLDDSGNDMGGGIGGNPTTATITMSLQQGSSGEGGVVGQQQSLQQQEPSSAIRPPIIVARRKVAAGSGSGPTLDGSSVTLAQGSAPTDVAMSGEQQMAGVASSSSSGPSVSFANPLVTIGNTPAGTSPGKSVIVRAGPSSTVFAAGNMGSSSSNSVDLIQSAEAMDIQEISAHVTVETTPNVLPTALQPEMPPRGIYLRGSSAMSSSILSDILLGRWRLSLILFARVFLEDVGVEPGSVIYELNGFPVKETKFRRYMEKLRCTTQKDLTLLKMERNRAALLTQTFKELNVLYNNRRVQQPLVFNRVKVTFKDEPGEGSGVARSFYTAIAEALLANEKLPPLEVAQTPAKYGAGPFNSMLRHRGSSGGGGGGGSGASSGGGGSSSVGAGVGGSGGGSNAPGSGVGGSGSSSSSRRGLSSKQPLWRPNRESRKTLNYDARPFRPANEQNVSGVGGGGGASPTLLNVGEVFSVQQQQLGDRLYPKVQLQHPNNAAKITGMLLELPPTQVLHLLASDENLRQRISEAVEIIVQRQRLEMDNLSNGGNQSASSGGGTGSSAGQGVSSSLGSSVSLAGTSGGGSSGSGSGTGSDQVVGSGSITPSGGYNNITGQGTPSLTKKCAPVLLLEDCQMDAPLFYTPGKRGFYSPRQGYPSSDRMNAFRNVGRLIGLCLLQNELFPLFLQRHVLKFILGRQIRFHDLAFFDPVLYESLRQLIKDSQTKTGGISMLQSLEMNFVIDLMMEEGSGTVELVPGGRDIQVNENNVYDYVRKYAEYRMIKTQEKALEAIRSGVFDVLPDTALDQLTAEDLRLLLNGVGDIHVATLISYTAFNDESNEPSDKLTKFKRWLWNVVEKMTNLERQDLVYFWTGSPALPASEEGFQPMPSVTIRPADDSHLPTANTCISRLYIPLYSSKAVLRHKLLLAIKTKNFGFV